Proteins found in one Brachypodium distachyon strain Bd21 chromosome 5, Brachypodium_distachyon_v3.0, whole genome shotgun sequence genomic segment:
- the LOC100827945 gene encoding uncharacterized protein LOC100827945, with protein sequence MEGIGQKKRPLVVMASSSTAVSRGGANPLAELGDRVKSLEAEVRAWMAKQPTHIEAAVTTAFGAVQGGALGGLMGTFAPDGGAGLPVPQPPPGVDPNAMATFKQAQALAGGPLVQARNFAVMTGANAGISCVMRRIRGVEDVQGSMAAAFGSGALFSIVSGMGTPNPVVNAITTGMAFAVFQGGFFMVGQKFSKPKGQNEDMNYSRGRNMLNQLGLQNYEKNFKKGLLTDETLPLLNDSALRDVNIPPGPRLVILDHIKREPGLTK encoded by the exons ATGGAAGGGATTGGGCAGAAGAAGCGGCCGCTGGTGGTGATGGCCTCCTCGTCGACCGCGGTGTCGCGGGGCGGAGCCAACCCGCTGGCCGAGCTGGGCGACCGCGTCAAGTcgctggaggcggaggtgcGCGCCTGGATGGCCAAGCAGCCCACGCATATCGAGGCCGCCGTCACCACGGCGTTCGGTGCCGTGCAGGGCGGCGCGCTCGGAGGGCTGATGGGTACGTTCGCGCCGGACGGAGGAGCGGGGTTGCCCGTGCCTCAGCCGCCGCCCGGGGTCGACCCGAACGCCATGGCCACCTTCAAGCAAGCGCAG GCTTTGGCAGGAGGGCCATTGGTGCAAGCTCGAAATTTTGCAGTTATGACTGGTGCAAACGCAGGCATATCTTGTGTTATGAGAAGGATAAGAGGAGTGGAGGATGTCCAGGGCAG CATGGCAGCAGCTTTTGGTTCTGGTGCTCTATTCTCCATTGTGAGCGGAATGGGAACACCAAATCCAGTTGTTAATGCAATTACAACTGGTATGGCTTTTGCAGTATTTCAAGGTGGCTTTTTCATG GTTGGGCAGAAGTTCTCAAAGCCAAAGGGACAGAATGAGGATATGAACTATTCTCGTGGAAGAAATATGTTGAACCAATTAGGTCTTCAGAACTATGAAAAGAATTTCAAGAAGGGTCTTCTGACTGATGAAACATTGCCTCTCCTCAATGACAG TGCACTCAGAGATGTGAATATCCCCCCTGGTCCAAGACTTGTCATCCTTGATCACATTAAAAG AGAACCTGGCTTGACGAAATAA